One region of Micromonospora ureilytica genomic DNA includes:
- a CDS encoding fatty acid desaturase family protein: protein MALGAVAEPPVRRRGSDYAQLSRRISQAGLLERRPGWYVTRIVLTLGAFVAGWVAVFLLGDSWWQLPLAALMAVATTQVAFLGHDAGHRQMFRRRGPSELVGLLAGNVAVGISYGWWVDKHNRHHANPNHEDEDPDVGAGALVWTPEQAMETRGINRWVAKRQAYFFFPMLLLEGLSLHVASIRAIVGREDGKYAVPMRHRAVEAALLVAHTAAYVALLLAVMSPVKALLFAVVHQALWGLYMGCAFAPNHKGMPMPTAEDELDFLRKQVLTSRNVRGSRLVDTTLGGLNYQIEHHLFPNMPRANLRRAQPIVRAYCVEQGISYAETGLVESYRQALGHLHEVGRPLRG, encoded by the coding sequence ATGGCGCTCGGAGCGGTGGCGGAACCGCCGGTACGACGGCGAGGCAGTGACTACGCACAGTTGTCCCGACGGATCAGCCAGGCGGGCCTGCTGGAGCGGCGCCCCGGCTGGTATGTCACCCGCATCGTGCTCACCCTCGGTGCCTTCGTGGCCGGCTGGGTGGCCGTGTTCCTGCTCGGCGACTCCTGGTGGCAGCTTCCGCTCGCGGCCCTGATGGCGGTGGCCACCACCCAGGTCGCGTTCCTCGGCCACGATGCCGGGCACCGGCAGATGTTCCGTCGGCGTGGCCCGAGCGAGTTGGTGGGGCTGCTCGCCGGCAACGTGGCGGTGGGGATCAGCTACGGCTGGTGGGTCGACAAGCACAACCGGCACCACGCCAACCCGAACCACGAGGACGAGGACCCGGACGTCGGCGCGGGGGCCCTGGTGTGGACGCCCGAGCAGGCGATGGAGACCCGTGGGATCAACCGCTGGGTGGCCAAGCGGCAGGCGTACTTCTTCTTCCCGATGCTGCTGCTTGAGGGTCTGAGCCTGCACGTGGCGAGCATCCGGGCGATCGTCGGCCGGGAGGACGGCAAGTACGCAGTCCCGATGCGGCACCGGGCGGTCGAGGCGGCGCTGCTCGTCGCGCACACCGCCGCCTACGTGGCACTTCTGTTGGCGGTCATGTCCCCGGTCAAGGCGCTGCTCTTCGCCGTCGTGCACCAGGCGCTGTGGGGCCTCTACATGGGCTGCGCGTTCGCGCCGAACCACAAGGGCATGCCGATGCCGACCGCCGAGGACGAGCTGGACTTCCTGCGTAAGCAGGTGCTGACCTCCCGCAATGTGCGGGGCAGCCGACTGGTGGACACCACGCTCGGCGGTCTCAACTACCAGATCGAGCACCACCTGTTCCCGAACATGCCGCGCGCGAACCTGCGCCGGGCCCAGCCGATCGTCCGTGCCTACTGTGTCGAGCAGGGCATCTCGTACGCCGAGACCGGGCTGGTCGAGTCGTACCGGCAGGCACTCGGTCATCTGCACGAGGTGGGGCGGCCGCTGCGCGGCTGA
- a CDS encoding FHA domain-containing protein: MRFEISKVLDAIEGRVCTDPSLARAVVDLAEVIRYQDIDGGRPASLLRLGMVIDALSRELEEDSVQVYAVVHRALLSDADLTSNERMVVRRWADDGLVEVLDNPGDRMLEVADLLGLPVLSRVRFDGLRGRFPWLVEQPGRVVAPVPGAGGPVFIAHVGGGHSPVAGKRSPTGAKLLARQWRCPESGCALFGGGGGGGAFADLAGGADRSPAAQPPPALRNGVPTCPRHGARLGDAGPRPRTEVLAVRVGGLVRRRFVLSEEQPIVAGRAPEQEGGIMLGQWLNDEARRWISRGHVHFELRVGEVIVTDVSTNGSGIRPAGSMSESDRIPLAPQQSRVLGENDMVELYPGVQIGRAEELPTGAPFTPTSVMAEAPTMAMRLPRP; this comes from the coding sequence ATGAGATTCGAGATCAGCAAGGTTCTGGATGCCATCGAGGGTCGGGTCTGCACGGACCCGTCGCTGGCCCGAGCCGTGGTCGACCTGGCCGAGGTGATCCGCTACCAGGACATCGACGGTGGTCGGCCGGCCAGCCTGCTGCGCCTCGGCATGGTCATCGACGCGCTCTCCCGCGAGCTGGAGGAGGACAGCGTCCAGGTCTACGCGGTGGTGCACCGGGCGTTGCTCTCCGACGCCGACCTCACCTCGAACGAGCGGATGGTCGTCCGCCGTTGGGCCGACGACGGGCTCGTCGAGGTGCTCGACAACCCGGGTGACCGGATGTTGGAGGTCGCCGACCTGCTCGGTCTCCCGGTGCTCAGCCGGGTCCGCTTCGACGGGTTGCGTGGTCGGTTCCCGTGGCTGGTCGAGCAGCCCGGTCGGGTGGTCGCCCCGGTGCCCGGCGCCGGCGGGCCGGTGTTCATCGCCCATGTCGGTGGTGGGCACTCGCCGGTGGCCGGCAAGCGTTCGCCGACCGGTGCCAAGCTGCTGGCCCGCCAGTGGCGCTGCCCGGAGTCGGGCTGCGCACTGTTCGGCGGCGGTGGTGGGGGTGGCGCGTTCGCCGACCTGGCCGGGGGTGCCGACCGCAGCCCCGCCGCGCAGCCGCCGCCCGCGCTGCGCAACGGCGTGCCGACCTGCCCCCGGCACGGCGCACGGCTCGGTGACGCCGGCCCGCGTCCGCGTACCGAGGTGCTCGCGGTGCGCGTCGGCGGCCTGGTCCGGCGGCGGTTCGTCCTCAGCGAGGAGCAGCCGATCGTGGCCGGTCGGGCTCCCGAGCAGGAGGGCGGAATCATGCTCGGGCAGTGGCTCAACGACGAGGCCCGACGGTGGATCAGCCGTGGTCACGTCCACTTCGAGTTGCGGGTCGGCGAGGTCATCGTGACCGACGTCAGCACCAACGGCTCCGGCATCCGCCCGGCCGGTTCGATGAGCGAGTCGGACCGGATCCCGCTGGCACCGCAGCAGTCCCGGGTGCTGGGCGAGAACGACATGGTGGAGCTGTACCCGGGGGTGCAGATCGGCCGGGCCGAGGAGTTGCCCACAGGCGCCCCGTTCACGCCCACCTCGGTGATGGCCGAGGCCCCGACCATGGCCATGCGCCTACCCCGCCCCTGA